From one [Ruminococcus] lactaris ATCC 29176 genomic stretch:
- the nifU gene encoding Fe-S cluster assembly scaffold protein NifU yields MYTEKVMDHFQHPRNVGEIENASGVGTVGNAKCGDIMRIYLDIDENQIIQDVKFKTFGCGAAVATSSMATEMVKGKSVQEAMEVTNKAVMEALDGLPPVKVHCSLLAEEAIHAALWDYAEKHGIKIEGLKKPKSDIHEGEEAEEEEY; encoded by the coding sequence ATGTATACAGAAAAGGTAATGGATCATTTTCAGCACCCGAGAAATGTAGGGGAAATTGAGAATGCGAGCGGAGTAGGTACAGTAGGAAACGCAAAATGTGGAGATATCATGAGAATTTATCTGGATATCGATGAAAATCAGATCATCCAGGATGTAAAATTCAAGACTTTTGGATGCGGTGCAGCGGTTGCAACTTCCAGTATGGCAACAGAAATGGTAAAAGGAAAATCTGTTCAGGAGGCAATGGAAGTAACGAACAAAGCCGTTATGGAAGCGTTGGACGGACTGCCGCCGGTAAAGGTACATTGCTCCCTGCTTGCTGAAGAAGCAATCCATGCAGCACTTTGGGATTATGCTGAAAAGCATGGCATCAAAATTGAAGGTCTGAAGAAGCCGAAGTCAGATATTCATGAGGGAGAAGAGGCTGAAGAAGAGGAATATTAA
- the nifS gene encoding cysteine desulfurase NifS — MGKLIYLDNAATTKTAPEVVEAMLPYFTEHFGNPSSVYSVGSSNKEVITKQRETIAKALGAKTDEIYFTAGGSESDNWALKATAEAYESKGKHIITTKIEHHAILHTGEYLEKRGYEVTYLDVDENGIVSPEAVEAAIRPDTILISVMFANNEIGTIEPIKEIGEIAHKHGILFHTDAVQAFGQVPINVDEMNIDMLSSSGHKLNGPKGIGFLYIRKGVKIRSFVHGGAQERKRRAGTENVPGIVGFGKAVELAVASMDDRIRKETELRDYAIARIEKEIPYCRLNGDRTRRLPNNINFSFRFVEGESLLIMLDMKGICASSGSACTSGSLDPSHVLLAIGLPHEIAHGSLRMTLSAETTKEEIDYTIDNLKEIVAHLRSMSPLYEDFMKKQK; from the coding sequence ATGGGAAAACTAATTTATCTTGATAATGCAGCAACGACAAAGACGGCACCGGAAGTTGTTGAGGCAATGCTGCCATATTTTACGGAGCATTTTGGAAATCCATCCAGTGTATACAGTGTGGGTTCATCAAATAAAGAAGTTATAACGAAGCAGAGAGAGACGATCGCCAAGGCTCTTGGAGCAAAGACGGATGAAATCTATTTTACAGCAGGAGGTTCAGAGTCGGATAACTGGGCTTTGAAAGCAACAGCAGAAGCTTATGAATCAAAAGGTAAGCATATTATTACGACTAAGATTGAGCATCATGCAATCCTTCATACAGGAGAGTATCTGGAGAAGCGTGGATATGAGGTGACTTATCTGGATGTGGATGAGAATGGTATTGTCAGTCCGGAAGCTGTGGAAGCTGCAATCCGCCCGGATACGATATTGATCAGTGTTATGTTTGCTAACAATGAAATCGGTACGATTGAACCGATTAAAGAAATCGGAGAGATCGCACATAAACATGGAATCTTATTCCATACAGATGCAGTTCAGGCATTTGGACAGGTTCCGATCAACGTAGATGAGATGAATATTGATATGCTCAGTTCCAGTGGACATAAGTTGAACGGACCAAAGGGAATCGGTTTCCTGTATATCAGAAAAGGAGTTAAGATCCGTTCTTTTGTACACGGCGGGGCTCAGGAGAGAAAGCGTCGTGCAGGAACAGAGAACGTTCCGGGAATCGTAGGATTTGGAAAAGCTGTGGAACTTGCAGTGGCTTCTATGGATGATCGGATCAGAAAAGAGACAGAACTGAGAGATTATGCGATTGCAAGAATTGAGAAAGAGATTCCATACTGCCGTCTGAACGGAGACCGGACAAGACGTCTTCCGAATAATATCAATTTCAGTTTCCGGTTTGTAGAGGGAGAGTCCCTTTTGATCATGCTGGATATGAAAGGAATCTGTGCATCCAGTGGTTCAGCCTGTACATCCGGTTCTCTGGATCCGTCACACGTACTTCTCGCCATCGGTCTGCCTCATGAGATTGCACATGGCTCACTTCGTATGACCTTAAGTGCAGAGACAACAAAAGAAGAGATTGATTATACGATTGACAATCTGAAAGAGATTGTGGCACATCTTCGCAGTATGTCTCCACTGTATGAAGACTTTATGAAAAAGCAGAAATAA
- a CDS encoding RrF2 family transcriptional regulator, which yields MKLSTKGRYGLRALIDLAQYSEETPVSITSISKRQDISERYLEQLMSMLKKAGIVKSIRGANGGYILARDAKEISVGEVLRALEGSLEPVECAGLDPRGGCQASESCVTKYVWKRINDSINRTVDDIWLSQLVEEGRNTPCDDKDRSQCKN from the coding sequence TTGAAACTGTCAACGAAAGGCAGATATGGTCTGAGAGCCCTGATCGATCTTGCACAATATAGTGAGGAGACACCGGTATCTATCACAAGTATTTCAAAAAGGCAGGATATTTCTGAACGCTATCTCGAACAGCTTATGTCCATGCTGAAAAAAGCAGGAATAGTAAAGAGCATCCGGGGAGCAAATGGAGGTTATATCCTTGCAAGAGATGCAAAAGAAATCTCAGTAGGTGAAGTACTCCGGGCATTGGAAGGAAGTCTGGAACCGGTAGAGTGTGCAGGTCTTGATCCCAGGGGAGGCTGTCAGGCATCAGAAAGCTGCGTGACAAAGTATGTATGGAAACGGATCAATGACAGTATTAACCGGACAGTGGATGATATCTGGTTAAGTCAGTTGGTGGAGGAAGGACGTAATACTCCATGCGATGATAAAGATCGCTCGCAGTGCAAAAACTGA
- a CDS encoding oligosaccharide flippase family protein — translation MPARTKLIQGTFILTFVGILSRFMGFFFRMFTSHIFGEENVGLYQLIFPVYLFCLSLSTAGIEAAISRTVAQKASRGKYIEAQSILYTGLFFSVLFSIIQMLLLQKYALWIAIHWMGDARCADLLLLVTYALPAAAIHTCISGYSYGLQKTSVPALSQLLEQLVRISFVVVLHLLFQKNGQTPGILLAVLGIVVGEYCSALYSLACLHQLPPAQLPSLRKFSHFFRSLPQNTLELMPTAFPLTMNRTAIALLQGIEATSIPVCLKLSGCTSSESLRIYGVLTGMALPCILFPSALTNSLSVMLMPAVAQEQCSGSVSSLHRLILRAIGGCFTLGLISCFFFLITGNFIGNTLFHSVLAARFILTLAWLCPFLYTNTALSSILNGLGKSFLTLLINIIGLSIRLFSIYIVIPESGIQGYLWGLLISQLVVSIIFLFCLRLTTAKPFLKNTTKIFSEKHAAKTDLHKFP, via the coding sequence ATGCCTGCCAGAACCAAATTGATTCAGGGAACATTCATTCTTACTTTCGTTGGAATCCTCAGCCGGTTTATGGGATTTTTCTTCCGTATGTTTACAAGTCACATCTTTGGTGAGGAAAATGTCGGTCTTTACCAACTGATCTTTCCGGTTTATCTTTTCTGCCTTTCACTGAGTACTGCCGGGATCGAAGCTGCAATTTCACGGACTGTTGCCCAGAAGGCATCCCGTGGCAAATATATTGAAGCTCAGTCGATTCTATATACCGGACTCTTTTTTTCTGTTCTTTTTTCCATAATACAAATGCTGCTTCTTCAGAAGTATGCCCTTTGGATTGCCATCCACTGGATGGGGGATGCAAGATGTGCCGATCTCCTTCTTCTGGTTACCTATGCTCTGCCCGCTGCTGCTATCCATACCTGCATCTCAGGATATAGTTACGGTCTGCAAAAAACCTCAGTTCCCGCTTTATCGCAGCTTTTAGAACAACTTGTCCGCATTTCTTTTGTCGTAGTACTTCACCTTCTGTTTCAAAAGAACGGGCAGACTCCCGGCATCCTGCTTGCTGTTCTTGGCATTGTAGTTGGAGAATATTGTTCCGCACTCTATTCTCTTGCGTGTTTACATCAGCTTCCTCCTGCCCAACTACCTTCCCTGAGAAAATTCAGTCATTTTTTTCGTTCACTTCCGCAAAATACTCTCGAACTGATGCCAACTGCTTTCCCGCTTACAATGAATCGTACAGCAATCGCCTTGCTCCAGGGGATTGAAGCGACTTCCATTCCTGTATGTCTGAAACTTTCCGGCTGTACTTCTTCAGAATCTCTTCGTATTTACGGTGTACTGACCGGAATGGCTTTGCCCTGCATTTTATTTCCTTCCGCACTGACTAATTCGCTCAGTGTTATGCTGATGCCCGCCGTTGCCCAGGAACAATGCTCCGGTTCCGTCTCATCTCTACACCGACTGATTCTTCGTGCCATTGGCGGCTGCTTCACGCTGGGACTTATAAGCTGCTTCTTTTTCCTGATTACCGGAAACTTTATCGGTAATACACTTTTTCACAGTGTGCTTGCGGCCAGATTTATTCTGACACTTGCATGGCTTTGTCCATTTCTCTATACCAATACCGCTCTGTCAAGCATCCTGAACGGACTGGGCAAAAGCTTCCTCACCCTGCTGATCAATATCATCGGGCTTTCAATCCGCCTCTTTAGTATTTATATTGTGATCCCTGAATCTGGCATACAGGGATACCTCTGGGGACTTCTTATCAGCCAGTTGGTAGTGAGTATTATTTTTCTCTTCTGTCTGCGTCTGACAACCGCAAAACCGTTCTTAAAAAATACCACTAAAATTTTTTCAGAAAAGCATGCAGCAAAAACGGATTTACATAAGTTTCCATGA
- a CDS encoding NUDIX hydrolase, whose product MSDEIKRVKRELKFKGKIIDFYQDTMEINGDHTVIWDFIKHKGAAAVVPVTDEGKILMVRQYRNALERYTLEIPAGALDTADEPGITCASRELEEETGYRSENLEWLINLRTTVAFCNEKIEVFVAKNLIPSKQHLDEDEFIDLGAYTMEELKEKIYSGEIEDAKTVSALLAYEVKYCK is encoded by the coding sequence ATGAGTGATGAAATTAAGCGTGTAAAAAGAGAACTGAAGTTTAAAGGCAAAATTATAGATTTCTATCAGGATACAATGGAGATCAATGGGGATCATACCGTAATCTGGGATTTCATAAAGCATAAGGGAGCTGCTGCTGTAGTTCCGGTTACGGATGAGGGAAAGATCCTGATGGTAAGGCAGTACCGGAATGCTCTGGAACGTTATACACTGGAGATCCCGGCGGGAGCATTGGATACAGCGGATGAGCCTGGAATTACATGTGCTTCAAGAGAACTGGAAGAAGAAACCGGTTATCGCAGTGAGAATCTGGAATGGTTGATTAATTTAAGAACAACGGTTGCGTTCTGCAATGAAAAGATTGAAGTGTTTGTTGCAAAGAATCTGATCCCTTCAAAGCAGCATCTTGATGAAGATGAGTTTATTGATCTAGGTGCATATACGATGGAAGAATTAAAGGAAAAGATTTATTCCGGTGAAATTGAGGATGCAAAGACGGTTTCGGCATTGCTTGCGTATGAAGTGAAGTATTGTAAGTAA